In one Oncorhynchus kisutch isolate 150728-3 unplaced genomic scaffold, Okis_V2 Okis04b-Okis11a_hom, whole genome shotgun sequence genomic region, the following are encoded:
- the LOC109884847 gene encoding uncharacterized protein LOC109884847 isoform X1, with amino-acid sequence MSQLQFLNVFITERLTAVAMEISVVLEQNIGEYLEEISRSNEENKRLQSLLDLVFNSEIKLHREDSQQLSLPVSEEEVPHEQQHCEQERSPSQGQEDPEHTQIKEEQEEVRTSQEEDQPQGLEPDTKDILIPACVKSDYEQDPPLPSHLDQTLENRERDSLPTNTTEQIKTEPDGEDYSISEPTRDSQLLSEAQVGNIEERVDGMERPIPPPFSPDSQQPSLPVSKEEVPPEQQERSPRLGLEDPESTKQEELWTNQEEQQLESDSRVSEPTSDSQLLSAVNPDCSAAQSENRVSEPTSDSQLLSAVNPDCSAAQSENRVSEPTSDSQLLSAVNPDCSAAQSENRVSEPTSDSQLLSAVNPDCSAAQSENRVSEPTSDSQLLSAVNPDCSAAQSENRVSEPTSDSQLLSAVNPDCSAAQSENRVSEPTSDSQLLSAVNPDCSAAQSENRVSEPTSDSQLLSAVNPDCSAAQSENRVSEPTSDSQLLSAVNPDCSAAQSENRVSEPTSDSQLLSAVNPDCSAAQSENRVSEPTSDSQLLSAVNPDCSAAQSENRVSEPTSDSQLLSAVNPDCSAAQSENRVSEPTSDSQLLSAVNPDCSAAQSENRVSEPTSDSQLLSAVNPDCSAAQSENRVSEPTSDSQLLSAVNPDCSAAQSENRVSEPTSDSQLLSAVNPDCSAAQSENRVSEPTSDSQLLSAVNPDCSAAQSENVKVHQSPSTSSEQDSSNVESNEASSFSTWSEENISVTDSNSSDSSSCTKEDSETQRPAKRTCHSSGVVNEPSDLSNLCDENNPGTEISPSDGNKDMNIQTDSGAHNPAKRICRRVQSASPEVVCSRVTTPSAAPSSTHVIPMSVTDSRRSKKRCCRYCGKAYVKITRHMRIVHRDEAFSFRKKSRERKVLRLLNKKGGVVRNVAVARRGSGEMGSCSRPKVPGSTPCYTHCLHCQGLYIQKSLRKHVRYCPLNPKAEQPKPGPKMRIQSAMAFKMRPQPDYVSTGLWKIVCGMNSGRVSFVVRNDKCILLMGEELYNKLQPDDRRNKYLQQRMREVARLLITARTCTPLMCFEDLVIPSNLPHVITAVRAVAGYNEENKTYDRPTLAVQMGYNLMNIGNAVESCALTSGRHKVAESAGKFKGFKWNEVVLAGALTTLSEPQNKCPQPTPVTQAPGQPTCCTRTQPTPVTQAPGQPTCCTRTQPTPVAQAPGQPTRCTRTQPTRRTRTQPTRRTRTQPTRRTGTQPTRRTGTQPTRRTGTQPTRRTGTQPTRRTGTQATRSTGTQATRSTGTQATRSTGTQATRSTGTQPTQRNTVRLKRIVDEGAAVEKHIMAFIKSGQVPEKRDCLKCLQSEPVALKSRNWSGIKFYVNRVKQRRSAAGNSEGSTPDLDSNSGPETGNPTP; translated from the exons ATGTCACAATTACAGTTCTTGAATGTGTTTATTACCGAACGATTAACAGCGGTAGCTATGGAGATATCCGTTGTACTTGAACAAAATATAGGCGAGTACCTGGAAGAAATCTCCCGTTCAAACGAGGAGAACAAACGTTTACAGAGCCTGTTGGATTTGGTTTTCAACTCCGAAATCAAGTTACACCGCGAAG aCTCCCAGcagctctctcttcctgtctctgaagaggaggttccacatgagcagcagcactgtgagcAGGAGAGGAGCCCCAGTCAGGGGCAGGAGGACCCAGAGCACAcacagattaaagaggaacaggaggaagtcaggaccagtcAAGAGGAGGACCAGCCTCAAGGGCTGGAACCTGATACCAAAGACATCTTAATCCCTGCCTGTGTGAAAAGTGACTATGAACAGGACCCACCTCTGCCCTCACATCTTGACCAAACcttggagaacagagagagggactctCTACCCACCAACACAACGGAACAGATCAAAACAGAACCTGATGGAGAGGATTACAGCATATCAGAACCAACCAGGGACTCTCAGCTCCTCTCTGAAGCCCAG GTAGGAAACATAGAAGAACGTGTTGATGGGATGGAGAGACCcattccccctcccttctctccagactcccagcagccctctctccctgtctctaaaGAGGAGGTTCCCCCAGAGCAGCAGGAGAGAAGTCCCAGGCTGGGTCTGGAGGACCCAGAGTCCACAAAACAAGAGGAACTCTGGACGAATCAGGAGGAACAGCAGCTGGAATCTGACAGCagagtatcagaaccaaccagtgactctcagctcctctctgcaGTAAATCCAGACTGTTCTGCAGCTCAGAGTGAAAACagagtatcagaaccaaccagtgactctcagctcctctctgcaGTAAATCCAGACTGTTCTGCAGCTCAGAGTGAAAACagagtatcagaaccaaccagtgactctcagctcctctctgcaGTAAATCCAGACTGTTCTGCAGCTCAGAGTGAAAACagagtatcagaaccaaccagtgactctcagctcctctctgcaGTAAATCCAGACTGTTCTGCAGCTCAGAGTGAAAACagagtatcagaaccaaccagtgactctcagctcctctctgcaGTAAATCCAGACTGTTCTGCAGCTCAGAGTGAAAACagagtatcagaaccaaccagtgactctcagctcctctctgcaGTAAATCCAGACTGTTCTGCAGCTCAGAGTGAAAACagagtatcagaaccaaccagtgactctcagctcctctctgcaGTAAATCCAGACTGTTCTGCAGCTCAGAGTGAAAACagagtatcagaaccaaccagtgactctcagctcctctctgcaGTAAATCCAGACTGTTCTGCAGCTCAGAGTGAAAACagagtatcagaaccaaccagtgactctcagctcctctctgcaGTAAATCCAGACTGTTCTGCAGCTCAGAGTGAAAACagagtatcagaaccaaccagtgactctcagctcctctctgcaGTAAATCCAGACTGTTCTGCAGCTCAGAGTGAAAACagagtatcagaaccaaccagtgactctcagctcctctctgcaGTAAATCCAGACTGTTCTGCAGCTCAGAGTGAAAACagagtatcagaaccaaccagtgactctcagctcctctctgcaGTAAATCCAGACTGTTCTGCAGCTCAGAGTGAAAACagagtatcagaaccaaccagtgactctcagctcctctctgcaGTAAATCCAGACTGTTCTGCAGCTCAGAGTGAAAACagagtatcagaaccaaccagtgactctcagctcctctctgcaGTAAATCCAGACTGTTCTGCAGCTCAGAGTGAAAACagagtatcagaaccaaccagtgactctcagctcctctctgcaGTAAATCCAGACTGTTCTGCAGCTCAGAGTGAAAACagagtatcagaaccaaccagtgactctcagctcctctctgcaGTAAATCCAGACTGTTCTGCAGCTCAGAGTGAAAACagagtatcagaaccaaccagtgactctcagctcctctctgcaGTAAATCCAGACTGTTCTGCAGCTCAGAGTGAAAATGTTAAAGTTCATCAGAGTCCCAGCACTTCTTCAGAACAA GATTCTAGTAACGTGGAATCAAATGAAGCATCTAGTTTCTCTACCTGGAGTGAGGAAAACATCTCAGTAACAGACAGCAACTCTTCAGACAGTAGCTCCTGCACTAAAGAAGACTCTGAGACACAGCGACCAGCGAAGAGAACATGCCATTCTAGTGGTGTGGTGAACGAACCATCTGATTTGTCCAACTTATGTGATGAAAACAACCCGGGGACTGAGATCAGCCCTTCAGACGGGAACAAAGACATGAACATCCAAACAGACTCTGGGGCTCATAATCCAGCTAAGAGGATCTGTCGGAGGGTGCAGAGTGCTTCACCAGAGGTTGTGTGCAGTAGGGTGACTACCCCATCAGCAGCTCCAAGCTCCACACACGTCATACCGATGTCTGTAACCGACAGTAGAAGGTCTAAGAAACGGTGTTGTCGGTACTGTGGAAAGGCTTATGTTAAAATCACAAGACACATGCGGATTGTGCATCGGGATGAGGCCTTCAGCTTCAGAAAGAAGTCCAGAGAGAGAAAAGTCTTACGTCTTCTGAATAAAAAGGGAGGCGTTGTGCGTAATGTTGCCGTAGCAAGACGTGGGAGTGGAGAGATGGGCTCCTGTTCCCGTCCCAAAGTGCCAGGATCCACTCCATGTTACACCCACTGCTTGCACTGTCAAGGTCTGTACATTCAAAAGTCACTACGGAAGCATGTCAGATACTGCCCTCTGAACCCCAAAGCTGAACAACCAAAACCTGGACCAAAGATGAGGATTCAGTCAGCAATGGCGTTTAAGATGCGTCCTCAACCCGACTACGTCAGCACAGGTCTTTGGAAGATAGTTTGTGGTATGAACTCCGGCCGAGTTTCATTTGTGGTTAGAAATGACAAATGTATCCTCCTCATGGGAGAGGAGCTGTACAACAAACTACAGCCAGATGACAGAAGAAACAAATACCTTCAACAAAGAATGAGAGAGGTGGCAAGACTCCTCATCACGGCCAGGACGTGTACACCTCTGATGTGCTTTGAGGACTTGGTCATACCTAGTAATTTACCTCACGTCATCACGGCAGTGAGAGCTGTTGCTGGCTACAACGAGGAGAACAAAACGTACGACCGTCCGACGCTGGCTGTTCAAATGGGATACAACTTAATGAACATTGGCAACGCTGTGGAATCCTGTGCGTTGACGTCAGGACGACACAAAGTCGCGGAGTCTGCTGGCAAATTCAAAGGTTTCAAGTGGAATGAGGTTGTTTTGGCTGGAGCACTGACCACTCTCAGTGAACCCCAGAATAAAT GTCCACAGCCGACCCCTGTCACACAGGCGCCCGGCCAGCCGACCTGTTGCACACGCACCCAGCCGACCCCTGTCACACAGGCGCCCGGCCAGCCGACCTGTTGCACACGCACTCAGCCGACCCCTGTCGCACAGGCGCCCGGCCAGCCGACCCGTTGCACACGCACCCAGCCGACCCGTCGCACACGCACCCAGCCGACCCGTCGCACACGCACCCAGCCGACCCGTCGCACAGGCACCCAGCCGACCCGTCGCACAGGCACCCAGCCGACCCGTCGCACAGGCACCCAGCCGACCCGTCGCACAGGCACCCAGCCGACCCGTCGCACAGGCACCCAGGCGACCCGTAGCACAGGCACCCAGGCGACCCGTAGCACAGGCACCCAGGCGACCCGTAGCACAGGCACCCAGGCGACCCGTAGCACAGGCACCCAGCCAACCCAAAGAAACACTGTGAGATTAAAGAGGATCGTTGATGAGGGAGCAGCAGTAGAGAAACACATAATGGCGTTCATAAAGAGTGGCCAAGTTCCTGAAAAGAGGGACTGCCTCAAATGCCTCCAGTCAGAACCTGTGGCGCTCAAAAGCAGAAACTGGTCGGGCATTAAGTTCTATGTAAATAGAGTCAAACAGAGACGGAGTGCTGCAGGGAATTCAGAGGGCAGCACCCCTGACCTGGACTCAAACTCAGGTCCAGAGACTGGCAACccaacaccttag
- the LOC109884847 gene encoding uncharacterized protein LOC109884847 isoform X2, which translates to MLILILLPPDSQQLSLPVSEEEVPLEQQHCEQERSPSQGQEDPEPTQIKEEQEELRTRQEEDQPQGLESEIRVLEPTSLCRVLEPTSLCKELESTSVANPDCSAAKSEKIEEYVDGLERPILPSKPPELLVFEEEVPPEQQGRSPSLQQEDPEPTKVKDKREEFGTRQEEEQLYIGLSESTSLCRVSEPTLSAANPDCSEDQVGNIEERVDGMERPIPPPFSPDSQQPSLPVSKEEVPPEQQERSPRLGLEDPESTKQEELWTNQEEQQLESDSRVSEPTSDSQLLSAVNPDCSAAQSENRVSEPTSDSQLLSAVNPDCSAAQSENRVSEPTSDSQLLSAVNPDCSAAQSENRVSEPTSDSQLLSAVNPDCSAAQSENRVSEPTSDSQLLSAVNPDCSAAQSENRVSEPTSDSQLLSAVNPDCSAAQSENRVSEPTSDSQLLSAVNPDCSAAQSENRVSEPTSDSQLLSAVNPDCSAAQSENRVSEPTSDSQLLSAVNPDCSAAQSENRVSEPTSDSQLLSAVNPDCSAAQSENRVSEPTSDSQLLSAVNPDCSAAQSENRVSEPTSDSQLLSAVNPDCSAAQSENRVSEPTSDSQLLSAVNPDCSAAQSENRVSEPTSDSQLLSAVNPDCSAAQSENRVSEPTSDSQLLSAVNPDCSAAQSENRVSEPTSDSQLLSAVNPDCSAAQSENRVSEPTSDSQLLSAVNPDCSAAQSENVKVHQSPSTSSEQDSSNVESNEASSFSTWSEENISVTDSNSSDSSSCTKEDSETQRPAKRTCHSSGVVNEPSDLSNLCDENNPGTEISPSDGNKDMNIQTDSGAHNPAKRICRRVQSASPEVVCSRVTTPSAAPSSTHVIPMSVTDSRRSKKRCCRYCGKAYVKITRHMRIVHRDEAFSFRKKSRERKVLRLLNKKGGVVRNVAVARRGSGEMGSCSRPKVPGSTPCYTHCLHCQGLYIQKSLRKHVRYCPLNPKAEQPKPGPKMRIQSAMAFKMRPQPDYVSTGLWKIVCGMNSGRVSFVVRNDKCILLMGEELYNKLQPDDRRNKYLQQRMREVARLLITARTCTPLMCFEDLVIPSNLPHVITAVRAVAGYNEENKTYDRPTLAVQMGYNLMNIGNAVESCALTSGRHKVAESAGKFKGFKWNEVVLAGALTTLSEPQNKCPQPTPVTQAPGQPTCCTRTQPTPVTQAPGQPTCCTRTQPTPVAQAPGQPTRCTRTQPTRRTRTQPTRRTRTQPTRRTGTQPTRRTGTQPTRRTGTQPTRRTGTQPTRRTGTQATRSTGTQATRSTGTQATRSTGTQATRSTGTQPTQRNTVRLKRIVDEGAAVEKHIMAFIKSGQVPEKRDCLKCLQSEPVALKSRNWSGIKFYVNRVKQRRSAAGNSEGSTPDLDSNSGPETGNPTP; encoded by the exons ATGCTTATTCTTATTCTCCTCCCTCCAGACTCCCagcagctctctctccctgtctctgaagAGGAGGTTCCCCTTGAACAGCAGCACTGTGAGCAAGAGAGGAGCCCCAGTCAGGGGCAGGAGGACCCAGAGCCCAcacagattaaagaggaacaggaggaactcAGGACCAGGCAAGAGGAAGACCAGCCTCAAGGTCTGGAGTCTGAAATCAGAGTATTAGAACCAACCAGCCTCTGCAGAGTTTTAGAACCAACTAGTCTTTGCAAAGAATTAGAATCAACGTCTGTAGCAAATCCAGACTGTTCTGCAGCTAAAAGTGAAAAGATAGAAGAATATGTTGATGGGTTGGAGAGACCCATTCTACCTTCCAAACCTCCAGAACTCCTTGTCTTTGAAGAGGAGGTTCCACCTGAGCAGCAAGGGAGGAGCCCCAGTCTGCAGCAGGAGGACCCAGAGCCCACAAAGGTTAAAGACAAGCGGGAGGAATTCGGGACCAggcaggaggaagagcagctttaCATTGGGCTATCAGAATCAACAAGCCTTTGTAGAGTATCAGAACCAACCCTCTCTGCAGCAAATCCAGACTGTTCTGAAGACCAGGTAGGAAACATAGAAGAACGTGTTGATGGGATGGAGAGACCcattccccctcccttctctccagactcccagcagccctctctccctgtctctaaaGAGGAGGTTCCCCCAGAGCAGCAGGAGAGAAGTCCCAGGCTGGGTCTGGAGGACCCAGAGTCCACAAAACAAGAGGAACTCTGGACGAATCAGGAGGAACAGCAGCTGGAATCTGACAGCagagtatcagaaccaaccagtgactctcagctcctctctgcaGTAAATCCAGACTGTTCTGCAGCTCAGAGTGAAAACagagtatcagaaccaaccagtgactctcagctcctctctgcaGTAAATCCAGACTGTTCTGCAGCTCAGAGTGAAAACagagtatcagaaccaaccagtgactctcagctcctctctgcaGTAAATCCAGACTGTTCTGCAGCTCAGAGTGAAAACagagtatcagaaccaaccagtgactctcagctcctctctgcaGTAAATCCAGACTGTTCTGCAGCTCAGAGTGAAAACagagtatcagaaccaaccagtgactctcagctcctctctgcaGTAAATCCAGACTGTTCTGCAGCTCAGAGTGAAAACagagtatcagaaccaaccagtgactctcagctcctctctgcaGTAAATCCAGACTGTTCTGCAGCTCAGAGTGAAAACagagtatcagaaccaaccagtgactctcagctcctctctgcaGTAAATCCAGACTGTTCTGCAGCTCAGAGTGAAAACagagtatcagaaccaaccagtgactctcagctcctctctgcaGTAAATCCAGACTGTTCTGCAGCTCAGAGTGAAAACagagtatcagaaccaaccagtgactctcagctcctctctgcaGTAAATCCAGACTGTTCTGCAGCTCAGAGTGAAAACagagtatcagaaccaaccagtgactctcagctcctctctgcaGTAAATCCAGACTGTTCTGCAGCTCAGAGTGAAAACagagtatcagaaccaaccagtgactctcagctcctctctgcaGTAAATCCAGACTGTTCTGCAGCTCAGAGTGAAAACagagtatcagaaccaaccagtgactctcagctcctctctgcaGTAAATCCAGACTGTTCTGCAGCTCAGAGTGAAAACagagtatcagaaccaaccagtgactctcagctcctctctgcaGTAAATCCAGACTGTTCTGCAGCTCAGAGTGAAAACagagtatcagaaccaaccagtgactctcagctcctctctgcaGTAAATCCAGACTGTTCTGCAGCTCAGAGTGAAAACagagtatcagaaccaaccagtgactctcagctcctctctgcaGTAAATCCAGACTGTTCTGCAGCTCAGAGTGAAAACagagtatcagaaccaaccagtgactctcagctcctctctgcaGTAAATCCAGACTGTTCTGCAGCTCAGAGTGAAAACagagtatcagaaccaaccagtgactctcagctcctctctgcaGTAAATCCAGACTGTTCTGCAGCTCAGAGTGAAAATGTTAAAGTTCATCAGAGTCCCAGCACTTCTTCAGAACAA GATTCTAGTAACGTGGAATCAAATGAAGCATCTAGTTTCTCTACCTGGAGTGAGGAAAACATCTCAGTAACAGACAGCAACTCTTCAGACAGTAGCTCCTGCACTAAAGAAGACTCTGAGACACAGCGACCAGCGAAGAGAACATGCCATTCTAGTGGTGTGGTGAACGAACCATCTGATTTGTCCAACTTATGTGATGAAAACAACCCGGGGACTGAGATCAGCCCTTCAGACGGGAACAAAGACATGAACATCCAAACAGACTCTGGGGCTCATAATCCAGCTAAGAGGATCTGTCGGAGGGTGCAGAGTGCTTCACCAGAGGTTGTGTGCAGTAGGGTGACTACCCCATCAGCAGCTCCAAGCTCCACACACGTCATACCGATGTCTGTAACCGACAGTAGAAGGTCTAAGAAACGGTGTTGTCGGTACTGTGGAAAGGCTTATGTTAAAATCACAAGACACATGCGGATTGTGCATCGGGATGAGGCCTTCAGCTTCAGAAAGAAGTCCAGAGAGAGAAAAGTCTTACGTCTTCTGAATAAAAAGGGAGGCGTTGTGCGTAATGTTGCCGTAGCAAGACGTGGGAGTGGAGAGATGGGCTCCTGTTCCCGTCCCAAAGTGCCAGGATCCACTCCATGTTACACCCACTGCTTGCACTGTCAAGGTCTGTACATTCAAAAGTCACTACGGAAGCATGTCAGATACTGCCCTCTGAACCCCAAAGCTGAACAACCAAAACCTGGACCAAAGATGAGGATTCAGTCAGCAATGGCGTTTAAGATGCGTCCTCAACCCGACTACGTCAGCACAGGTCTTTGGAAGATAGTTTGTGGTATGAACTCCGGCCGAGTTTCATTTGTGGTTAGAAATGACAAATGTATCCTCCTCATGGGAGAGGAGCTGTACAACAAACTACAGCCAGATGACAGAAGAAACAAATACCTTCAACAAAGAATGAGAGAGGTGGCAAGACTCCTCATCACGGCCAGGACGTGTACACCTCTGATGTGCTTTGAGGACTTGGTCATACCTAGTAATTTACCTCACGTCATCACGGCAGTGAGAGCTGTTGCTGGCTACAACGAGGAGAACAAAACGTACGACCGTCCGACGCTGGCTGTTCAAATGGGATACAACTTAATGAACATTGGCAACGCTGTGGAATCCTGTGCGTTGACGTCAGGACGACACAAAGTCGCGGAGTCTGCTGGCAAATTCAAAGGTTTCAAGTGGAATGAGGTTGTTTTGGCTGGAGCACTGACCACTCTCAGTGAACCCCAGAATAAAT GTCCACAGCCGACCCCTGTCACACAGGCGCCCGGCCAGCCGACCTGTTGCACACGCACCCAGCCGACCCCTGTCACACAGGCGCCCGGCCAGCCGACCTGTTGCACACGCACTCAGCCGACCCCTGTCGCACAGGCGCCCGGCCAGCCGACCCGTTGCACACGCACCCAGCCGACCCGTCGCACACGCACCCAGCCGACCCGTCGCACACGCACCCAGCCGACCCGTCGCACAGGCACCCAGCCGACCCGTCGCACAGGCACCCAGCCGACCCGTCGCACAGGCACCCAGCCGACCCGTCGCACAGGCACCCAGCCGACCCGTCGCACAGGCACCCAGGCGACCCGTAGCACAGGCACCCAGGCGACCCGTAGCACAGGCACCCAGGCGACCCGTAGCACAGGCACCCAGGCGACCCGTAGCACAGGCACCCAGCCAACCCAAAGAAACACTGTGAGATTAAAGAGGATCGTTGATGAGGGAGCAGCAGTAGAGAAACACATAATGGCGTTCATAAAGAGTGGCCAAGTTCCTGAAAAGAGGGACTGCCTCAAATGCCTCCAGTCAGAACCTGTGGCGCTCAAAAGCAGAAACTGGTCGGGCATTAAGTTCTATGTAAATAGAGTCAAACAGAGACGGAGTGCTGCAGGGAATTCAGAGGGCAGCACCCCTGACCTGGACTCAAACTCAGGTCCAGAGACTGGCAACccaacaccttag